In one window of Lewinella sp. 4G2 DNA:
- a CDS encoding FtsW/RodA/SpoVE family cell cycle protein: MNISARIATELRGDRVIWALVALFSIISMVAVYSSVADLAYEDRAGSTLYYLIKHGVILGVGLVIIYICHLMAYTKYSRWAPGLLVAAGALLLMTMFFGLEINSAKRWLRIPLVGLTFQTSDFAKLALIIFVARSIGSKQDVIKDFKEAFVPIIVPVVGICALIAVNDLSSAAMLFFICLLMMIVGRVALQYIVMLVLTGICVFSLMVMVGSKFPTLIPRAATWESRIEHFLDGREPDPQAMEQVDYATVAMSNGGLFGEGPGNSLQRNYVFSAHADFIYAIIVEEYGALGGILVIGLYVMLFFRVVRLVTKSSKAFGAMVAFGIGTALLLQAFFNIAVNLDLLPVTGLPLPMISMGGTSTLFTCIALGIILSVSKYIESATADAT; this comes from the coding sequence ATGAATATCTCCGCACGTATTGCTACGGAACTGCGGGGTGACCGCGTGATCTGGGCCCTGGTTGCTCTGTTCAGCATCATTTCCATGGTTGCCGTTTACAGCTCAGTGGCGGACCTTGCCTACGAGGATCGGGCTGGTTCTACGCTTTATTACCTCATCAAACACGGGGTAATTCTGGGTGTTGGCCTAGTTATTATTTACATATGCCACTTGATGGCGTACACGAAGTACAGCCGCTGGGCACCGGGCTTACTAGTGGCAGCGGGGGCATTGCTTTTAATGACCATGTTTTTTGGTTTGGAAATCAATAGCGCCAAGCGTTGGTTGCGCATCCCGCTGGTAGGGCTCACCTTTCAAACCTCGGATTTTGCCAAGCTGGCGTTGATCATTTTTGTTGCCCGATCCATTGGTTCCAAGCAGGATGTGATCAAGGATTTCAAAGAAGCATTCGTACCCATCATTGTACCCGTGGTTGGTATCTGTGCCCTGATTGCCGTTAACGATTTAAGCTCAGCGGCCATGCTTTTCTTCATCTGTTTGCTGATGATGATCGTTGGCCGCGTGGCCCTTCAGTACATTGTGATGCTGGTGTTGACGGGTATTTGCGTATTCAGTTTAATGGTGATGGTGGGTAGTAAATTCCCCACACTCATTCCCCGGGCCGCGACCTGGGAAAGCCGCATAGAACATTTTCTGGACGGTCGCGAGCCTGATCCGCAAGCCATGGAGCAGGTGGATTACGCCACGGTGGCGATGTCAAACGGTGGCCTGTTTGGTGAAGGACCGGGTAACAGTCTGCAGCGGAACTACGTCTTCAGCGCCCACGCGGATTTCATTTACGCCATCATCGTTGAAGAATACGGCGCGCTGGGAGGCATCTTGGTCATCGGCCTTTACGTGATGCTTTTCTTCAGGGTCGTTCGGCTGGTCACCAAAAGTTCCAAAGCCTTCGGGGCGATGGTCGCATTTGGCATTGGGACGGCATTGCTGTTGCAAGCCTTTTTTAATATCGCCGTAAATCTTGATTTGCTCCCGGTCACGGGTCTTCCGTTGCCGATGATTTCTATGGGCGGTACCTCTACTCTTTTCACCTGTATTGCGCTCGGAATTATTCTTTCCGTTTCCAAGTACATCGAATCCGCTACCGCCGATGCTACCTAA